In Kitasatospora sp. NBC_00240, the following are encoded in one genomic region:
- a CDS encoding FCD domain-containing protein, which translates to MDLAGARDARMDWRGGAIFRPVRTGNTFEETVERLLEAIKLGVLAYGDRLPPERELAARLNVSRETLREAIRSLQLAGCVESRRGRYGGTFVTYRLPPPDLGDLRRAVQDMGAELEDALTYRMVLETGAAEQAARRPLTEEQRAYLQERLGDLENAAPEEYRQLDSRFHLAIAELTGSHSLAAGIAESRMRLNDLLNAIPMLERNIDHASEQHRTMVDTILAGDAEGARRSTEEHLEATAALLRGFLG; encoded by the coding sequence GTGGACCTGGCGGGCGCGCGCGACGCGCGGATGGACTGGCGGGGCGGCGCGATCTTCCGCCCCGTCCGGACCGGCAACACCTTCGAGGAGACGGTCGAGCGGCTCCTGGAGGCGATCAAGCTGGGCGTCCTCGCGTACGGTGACCGACTGCCGCCGGAGCGTGAACTCGCCGCCCGGCTGAACGTCAGCCGGGAGACCCTGCGCGAGGCGATCCGCTCCCTGCAGTTGGCCGGCTGCGTCGAGTCACGGCGCGGCCGCTACGGCGGCACCTTCGTCACCTACCGGCTGCCGCCGCCCGACCTCGGCGACCTGCGCCGGGCCGTCCAGGACATGGGCGCCGAGCTGGAGGACGCGCTCACCTACCGGATGGTGCTGGAAACCGGCGCCGCCGAGCAGGCCGCGAGACGGCCGCTCACCGAGGAACAACGCGCCTACCTGCAAGAACGCCTCGGCGACCTGGAGAACGCCGCACCCGAGGAGTACCGCCAACTGGACTCCCGCTTCCACCTCGCGATCGCCGAGCTGACCGGCTCGCACTCACTGGCGGCCGGCATCGCCGAGAGCCGGATGCGCCTGAACGACCTGCTCAACGCCATACCGATGCTGGAGCGCAACATCGACCACGCCTCCGAGCAGCACCGCACGATGGTCGACACCATCCTGGCCGGGGACGCCGAGGGCGCCCGGCGCTCCACCGAGGAGCACCTGGAGGCCACCGCGGCCCTGCTGCGCGGGTTCCTGGGCTGA
- a CDS encoding amino acid permease: MPVFPADAPEITAASPAAVLSPDEQRLRELGYTQELARSMSGFSNFAVSFSIVSILSGCLTLYGFGLNTGGPAMITWGWPVVGLMTLCVALAMAEICSSYPTAGGLYYWAAKLAPSRGPAWAWFTGWFNFLGQVAVTAGVDYGAATFANALLEMQFGFAATPEHTVAIFAVILLVHGLLNTRGVRLVALFNNVSVWWHLAGVTIIVGALLLVPSHHASASFVLTKFVNNTGFHSSFYVAMLGLLLAQYTLTGYDASAHMTEETQDAARSGPRGIVNSVLVSLVAGWILLLGLTFAIQDYDGALTSSTGVPPAQIFIDAIGDTGAKLLLLIVIGAQFFCGMASVTANSRMIYAFSRDGALPGSRLWHRINPRTQTPTSAVWLAAGGAFLLGLPALWNSTAYAAVTSVSVIGLYIAYVIPVFLRLRQGDAFARGPWHLGRWSRPIGLVAVGWTAVIAVLFMLPTLSPVTAVRFNYTPVAVAVVLGFAGIWWLASARHWFTGPKVHGTPEELAAAEAELEIR, translated from the coding sequence ATGCCGGTGTTTCCGGCGGACGCTCCGGAGATCACCGCCGCCTCCCCGGCCGCCGTGCTCTCCCCGGACGAGCAGCGACTGCGCGAACTGGGCTACACCCAGGAGCTGGCCCGCTCCATGTCGGGCTTCTCCAACTTCGCGGTCTCCTTCTCGATCGTCTCGATCCTCTCCGGCTGCCTCACCCTCTACGGTTTCGGCCTGAACACCGGCGGCCCCGCGATGATCACCTGGGGTTGGCCGGTGGTCGGCCTGATGACCCTCTGCGTCGCCCTCGCGATGGCCGAGATCTGCTCCTCGTACCCCACCGCCGGGGGCCTCTACTACTGGGCGGCCAAACTCGCCCCCTCGCGCGGACCGGCCTGGGCCTGGTTCACCGGCTGGTTCAACTTCCTCGGCCAGGTCGCGGTGACCGCCGGCGTCGACTACGGCGCGGCCACCTTCGCCAACGCCCTGCTGGAGATGCAGTTCGGCTTCGCGGCCACCCCGGAGCACACCGTCGCGATCTTCGCGGTGATCCTGCTCGTCCACGGCCTGCTCAACACCCGCGGCGTCCGGCTGGTCGCGCTGTTCAACAACGTCAGCGTCTGGTGGCACCTGGCCGGCGTCACGATCATCGTCGGCGCCCTCCTCCTGGTGCCCTCCCACCACGCCTCCGCGTCCTTCGTCCTCACCAAGTTCGTCAACAACACCGGCTTCCACAGCTCCTTCTACGTCGCGATGCTCGGCTTGCTGCTCGCCCAGTACACCCTCACCGGCTACGACGCCTCCGCCCACATGACCGAGGAGACCCAGGACGCCGCCCGCTCCGGCCCGCGCGGCATCGTCAACTCCGTCCTCGTCTCGCTGGTCGCCGGCTGGATCCTGCTGCTCGGCCTCACCTTCGCCATCCAGGACTACGACGGCGCGCTCACCAGCTCCACCGGCGTGCCGCCCGCCCAGATCTTCATCGACGCGATCGGCGACACCGGCGCCAAACTGCTGCTGCTCATCGTGATCGGCGCCCAGTTCTTCTGCGGGATGGCCTCCGTCACCGCCAACTCCCGTATGATCTACGCCTTCTCGCGGGACGGCGCACTACCCGGATCCCGGCTCTGGCACCGGATCAACCCCCGCACCCAGACCCCCACCAGCGCGGTCTGGCTCGCCGCCGGCGGAGCCTTCCTGCTCGGCCTGCCGGCCCTGTGGAACAGCACCGCCTACGCGGCCGTCACCTCCGTCTCGGTGATCGGCCTCTACATCGCCTACGTCATCCCGGTGTTCCTGCGGCTGCGGCAGGGCGACGCGTTCGCCCGCGGCCCCTGGCACCTCGGCCGGTGGTCCCGGCCGATCGGCCTGGTCGCCGTCGGCTGGACGGCGGTGATCGCCGTGCTGTTCATGCTGCCCACCCTCAGCCCGGTCACCGCGGTCCGTTTCAACTACACGCCCGTCGCGGTGGCGGTCGTCCTCGGCTTCGCCGGCATCTGGTGGCTGGCCTCGGCCCGGCACTGGTTCACCGGCCCGAAGGTGCACGGCACACCCGAGGAACTCGCCGCCGCCGAAGCCGAACTGGAGATCCGATGA
- a CDS encoding glutamine synthetase family protein, which produces MSPRLTLEQLRAGVARGAIDTVVLAMTDMQGRLQGKRIAAEFFLSDVVTDSAEGCGYLLAVDIDMNTVDGYEISSWESGYGDLVLTPDLATLRTVPWHPATVMVQCDVTHHDGRPVTVSPRQILRRQLERLAGYGWHAYVGTELEFIVFKDTYEQAWEKDYHRLTPVNQYNVDYSILGTSRVEPLLRRLRNEMAGAGLTVESAKGECNLGQHEIAFKYGEALRTCDDHAVYKTGAKEIAAQEGVSLTFMAKYDQREGNSCHIHLSLRDDQGRPVMPGEGANGFSPVMEHFLAGQLACLADFALLLAPTVNSYKRYVPGSFAPTAIAWGRDNRTCALRVVGHGASLRFENRVPGGDVNPYLAVAALIAAGLHGIEQQLPLEPEFSGNAYSSDAPRVPATLRDAVEAFEHSEAAALAFGKDVVRHYSHAGRVELAAYDAAVTDWERRRGFERL; this is translated from the coding sequence ATGAGTCCCCGCCTGACCCTGGAGCAGCTGCGCGCCGGCGTCGCCCGGGGGGCGATCGACACCGTCGTCCTCGCCATGACCGACATGCAGGGCCGTCTGCAGGGAAAACGGATCGCCGCCGAGTTCTTCCTCTCCGACGTCGTCACCGACTCCGCCGAGGGCTGCGGCTACCTGCTCGCCGTCGACATCGACATGAACACCGTGGACGGCTACGAGATCTCCTCCTGGGAGAGCGGCTACGGCGACCTCGTCCTCACCCCCGACCTCGCCACCCTGCGCACCGTCCCCTGGCACCCCGCCACCGTGATGGTCCAGTGCGACGTCACCCACCACGACGGGCGGCCGGTCACCGTCTCGCCCCGGCAGATCCTGCGCCGGCAGCTGGAGCGCCTCGCCGGGTACGGCTGGCACGCGTACGTCGGCACCGAGCTGGAGTTCATCGTCTTCAAGGACACCTACGAGCAGGCCTGGGAGAAGGACTACCACCGGCTCACCCCGGTCAACCAGTACAACGTCGACTACTCCATCCTCGGCACCTCCCGGGTGGAACCGCTGCTGCGCCGGCTGCGCAACGAGATGGCCGGCGCCGGGCTCACCGTCGAGTCGGCCAAGGGCGAGTGCAACCTCGGCCAGCACGAGATCGCCTTCAAGTACGGCGAGGCGCTGCGCACCTGCGACGACCACGCGGTCTACAAGACCGGCGCCAAGGAGATCGCCGCCCAGGAGGGCGTCAGCCTCACCTTCATGGCCAAGTACGACCAGCGCGAAGGCAACTCCTGCCACATCCACCTCAGCCTGCGGGACGACCAGGGCCGGCCCGTGATGCCCGGCGAGGGGGCGAACGGCTTCTCCCCGGTGATGGAGCACTTCCTGGCCGGGCAGCTCGCCTGTCTGGCGGACTTCGCCCTGCTGCTCGCCCCCACCGTCAACTCCTACAAGCGGTACGTGCCGGGCAGTTTCGCGCCGACCGCGATCGCCTGGGGGCGCGACAACCGCACCTGCGCGCTGCGGGTGGTCGGCCACGGCGCCTCGCTGCGCTTCGAGAACCGGGTGCCCGGCGGGGACGTCAACCCGTACCTCGCGGTGGCCGCGCTGATCGCCGCCGGACTGCACGGGATCGAGCAGCAGCTGCCGCTGGAGCCCGAGTTCAGCGGCAACGCGTACAGCTCCGACGCGCCCAGGGTGCCCGCCACCCTGCGCGACGCCGTCGAGGCCTTCGAGCACAGCGAGGCGGCCGCGCTGGCCTTCGGCAAGGACGTGGTACGGCACTACAGCCACGCCGGCCGGGTCGAACTCGCCGCCTACGACGCGGCGGTGACCGACTGGGAGCGCCGGCGCGGATTCGAGCGACTGTGA